The following nucleotide sequence is from Scyliorhinus torazame isolate Kashiwa2021f chromosome 4, sScyTor2.1, whole genome shotgun sequence.
ggaagcTGACCTCTGGACCTTttatttctttattcattcatcggcatcgcggcatttgttgcccatcccggaggcattttagagtcaaccacattgctgtgggtttggagtcacatttaggccagaccaggtagaatggcaggttttcttcccgaaaggacattagtgaaccagatgggtttttaaggcaatcgacaatggtttcatagtcatcatttcaggttttttatttattgaattcaaattacaccaaCTGCccgggcgggattcaaacccagatccccagagcattatcgtgggtctctgcattactagaccagtgacaataccactgtgcccctGTCTCCTGCAACATCCTGTGGCTGagatcattgatgtggagatgctggcgttggactggggtgggcacaataagacatcttacaacaccaggttaaagtcccaacaggtttatttggcatcactagcttttgaagcgtagctcctttatcaggtgagtgaagaggtgggttactcAAACACGGAATAggaagacaaagccaatgatgcaagatgataagttgaatgcgagtctttgcacgtAATTAAGTCTATACAGGTCCAGatagtgcgactggagagagggaaaatcacaggttaaagagatgtgaattgtctcaagccaggacagttggtaggattttgcaagcccatgccagatggtagggggttatactgtagtgagacatgaatccaaggtcccggttgaggccgtactcatgtatgcggatcttggctatcagtttctgctcggcgattctgcgttgtcacgcgtcctgaaggccgccttggagaacgcttacccgaagatcagaggccaaatgcccttgactgctgaagtgttccccgactggaagggaacattcctgcctggtgattgttgtgtgatgtccgttcatccattgtcgcagcgtctgcatggtctcgccaatgtaccacgcttccggacatcctttcctgcagcgtatgaggtagacaacgttggccgagtcgcacaagtatgtaccacatacctggtgggtggtgttctcacatgtaatggtggtatccatttggataatctggcacgtcttgcagaggttgccatggcagggccgagtggtgtcgtggtcgctgttctcctgaaggctgggcagtttgctgcaaacaatggtctgtttgaggttccgcggttgtttgaaggcaagtagtgggagtgtggggatggccttggcaaggtgttcatcttcatcaatggcgTGTTGAAGACTCCGAAGAAGCTcacatagtttctccgctctggggaagtactggacggcaaAAGGTACTCTGTCgggtgtgtcccgtgtttgtcttctgagaaggtcagtgcggttttttgctgtggcgtgttggaactgtcgattgatgagtcaagTGCCATCTCCCATTCTTACGATGCCGTCttacagcgtctgtagatgtctgttacgttcctcctcgtctaagcagatcctgtgcctacggagggcttgtccataggggatgactgctttaatgtgtttcgggtggaagctggagaagtggaacatCGTGTGGTTATCCATggacttgattgattgattgatatttattgccacatgtaccaaagtacagtgaaaagtattttctgcggccaaaggagcgtacacagtacgtacatagtagacaaaagaataatcaacagagtacattgacaatggtacatcaacaaatagtgattggttacagtgtgaaacatgggccaaacaagagcagcatagggcgtcttgCGGTAAAGCCAagcgctgaggtgaccgtccttgatgaaggagctatgctccgaaagctaatgattccaaataaacctgttggactttaacctggtgttgtaagacttcttactgtgcccacccagtccaacgccggcatctccaaatcatttcTACCTGTAAACATTGATTTGATTGCCTGCCTTTTTTGAACTCACTAATAAGGATGTTAGCATGTTCTCGTAACCTCGCACAACAAACggagaatttctttttaaaaatttgccAATGTCTGTTTGTTAAATCACTGTTAATAATGCTAATGAAGGCTTTTCACCTGTTGGGTGCCTTGAGAATTGGTTTGTATATAAATATAGCATCTCTTCCAATGCTTTAGTCTGCGTCACTCCCAGTTTCAGCTTCGATATTATTAATCCACTTCTCAGAAGATGGGACAACCAGTTATTGTACTGATAAAAGAGATTTACTTCCCAGTTATCGCAACTATTGGTGTACCTGGTGAGTCATTGTAACTTATTTGCTTTTGATCAGTATTTCCTGTCTCCCTGTAATAGGGTAAAGTAGGTCTACATGTATGTCAATCAGTCGCTAGAACACGGTCTATCTTCTTTATTTCTTTCAGCGAACATGCTGACAATTGTGGTTCTTTGCcgaggaaagtgtggcctctccaaatgtatCTCCTTCTACATGTTGgccatggcaacagcagatctaCTCATCATGATTATCAATGTAATGGTGAATCACATTTTCAGTTATAACTTTCCACTTTCATTTCTCTCCCACACTCCCGTGTGTAAGTCCATTCTGTACCTGGCTACTGTAGCACTTGAATTGTCCATTTGGATCACTGTCTTCTTCACCATTGATCGGTTTGCAGTTATCTGCTGCCAGAAGTTTAAAGCAAAGTATTGCACCGAGAGAACTGTGGTTGTGGTCATAACAATATTCTCTGTCCTGGTCGTTTTGAAGAATGTCCCATTTTTCTTTGCTTACGAACCTCAGCAAATCATTGACaacatgcagtggggttgcaggtcTGGTGTGGCATTTTTTTCCTCACCTATTGGTGCGACATTCTTCTGGTTTCACATCACCTGTAAAGTTTGCCTTCCTTTTACTTTAATTGTCTTATTTAATTCTTTGACAAGCAGACGTATTATAACGGCAAGCAGAACCCGAAAGAAACTCCGGTCTGACAAAGCTGAAGAAAAGTCTGATGCAGAGATCGAgaaccggaggaaatccatcatcttGCTCTTCACTGTGTCGGGCACCTTTTTACTGGTGTGGCTGACAGCTGTGGTTAGTTTTGTGACCACTGGATTGATAACTCTCCGTTCTTACCGAGGTGACCGTACAAACCCTGGCTATATCGCCAGCGAAAGTGGAAATATGTTGAAGTTTTTAAGTTCCTGTCTAAACCCGTGGATTTATGCAGCCACCCAGAGGAAATTCCGGGAAGATCCCAAGAAGGTGCTGAAATCTCCCTGCACACTGATTCTGCGGTGTATCAAAAAAATAAGCCAATCGACCTAGGGCCCCATTTGAAACATTATAATTAACTTTAATTATTATTCCATTCGGCTGGAACTCTCGCTCCTTACAGCTACATGGAATTGCTTATCTATTGTAAGGAATCACAGATACACATCTATATTTACCCCCCTTTATGGCAATCGACATCAGCATTGCATATGTCTTTCCACACTGTGTTGCCTGATAGCTCCAACTAAATAAATACATTACACTGTAAATGTTAGATGCAAACATCAGGAAGCAATAAGTAAATGGAACCTTTGATTAGCTGTAGccccctgagttggccacttcccgacttaaaatggagaaccgtaaaggctgaagggaaattcagccaacgcagacaaaaactagcaggtgcaagtttactgtgtattagactctgcagaaatccagacagcatcaataaaagcagccatctgcatagtaatgtagcagccatcgacatagtaatgagcgatccccgggaacaatcaaaacattttgaggtaaacaaagccaagccagactcctcggcgccagcaggaaccaacacaaaagagggtaacggacacctcaagaccgcccaacgatcagggaaccgctccagcattggagaaatcgaaccaagcgattggaacgaagtccaatcacttgaaaccaggtacggggtccgccccgaagggcgggaagcccctggggactataaagcaaagcccccaagttcaaatcgttcttcttgaccgggtcactcagcaacgcgaagcaacccctgagactgaactgtccggcggccttcAAGAAAGTaactctcaagtcaacgctcgctatgatataggcgctcctagctaccagtccataccagctttgaatcccgcagactcagaacccgaacgaaaggccaattgttcccctgacctggtgggccagtccgaagctaagtataggcctgttagttatagaaatagcctagaaagtagagtttatgcatgagtagcgatgtactgtgtataataaatgtgctttgatttgaatcttactaattggtgtgttgagttattgatcattacttgaacttgaacctcgtggcggtatcataaagatatctggcgactctagagcaaaggttataaaacagagccaattgaaccaaccaaaagttagcaacatattactggcgacatcctgacgggacccgatctagaagtagcTTAACCAATCCGggggaacccagaatttgaattagaaatccaattgggaacagaaaaaccacaagtgttcaagcaattctgatcaatcctcataatttggaagtgtgttaatgcatgcgtaactaacaggccgataaggtaatactgatagattttgttgcgaaaactgtcgggagtttgtattccggaaaatagcgaaagccgtatccGTAATTACAGCaatgccttaataccccttgttccaaatttcaagagaagtatttagagaggaaagatggcaatgcaggcaatgcaacgcctcatgaaccccgacgaattcgtggtcgcagcgaccagcagtagagtaggatagtgtcccgtttgggaagaggaaatcagaaagtacctcaaagggtaaggatggcccctttggagcaaattctgtgaaaatgaggaaacaggtcccgggagtataggacatacttggtgggagcacctgagtgagattcacaagaagagcttaggaaaagctcgcaagccgatggcaatcgtgtcctgcttggcacaattgcgaggcatggaggaggtcgttaggacgctccgaaaagagatagaaggcatacatcgaatgagcaaggtcgatgtcagtgaggtagagaaagagaatgtagaattaaggaggaagttagcagcaaaggatggagaggtggatgatgccaagtgggcacaccagtcttgtctggcgcacctaagcagcttccaatcccagtacgaaaaggcctatcaggacacgcaacgtttaGTCCTGGTACGCAAGGAAAccaagaagcaggtagaggcattgcagaggcagtgtattgacctgaaggcagcgttaagagcactacatgctgccaccacggagcaaagacaaagctcattagaccacgcaaagtgccggaagcagattgcagaactgcaatctctgctttcagttcaaaaaggattccaggaaacctttggatcacagctagatcaggaagacggccctgattggtaagaattgagtgagacaacgcagagatatgttcagggaacatgtgcccagggaaagccccagaagagaaaagcaccccaactccccacagagcagatagttcaggctccaattaacccagtcaccacccaccgcacagccacatcggacgacacggaatttctgtacaccacccccttaacagtgacccaattatgggacgtgtgcgagaaaatcaaaccgttcctccccacctcagacccccaccacttctttgccagagtaaagcaacaggtgaccatgtacggcctggatgagcgagagcaagtaaagctcacagttttgagtttagaccctttggtcgtagcagcccttcccgacccacagaatgtaggaggaggcacccttgcagaaatgcaaaccgcgatcctagacgcgatcgggtataacaggggtgaccccgtagaaggcctcaataaatgcaggcaaaagaaaaccgagcaccgcacagcgtttgctggatgtgtgtggatccattttgcagcagttttcggagacttagaccgcgcccatttgtccccagacaacatggccaaatggacccgcacccttatctcccatgccacagaaagagGACAGAAAgcgtgtgccaattatgatccctcagaggaggctcattgagaaatgggttgtaaaaagattgtcccgcacctgggagcaatctgttcaaaacaaacccacgaataaaaatcccgaagaacagccggcagaagcagacatacaagcagtgaaaacgcaccagaaccccgcatgggtaaatgaaggaaggaacagccccccacaaaagccacaggagtgttacaactgtggacagttcggacactttgcaagggaatgcaatgccccacgaaagccacagagagcccagcagacgggcactctaagtaagaataagacagagcccatacatagtgtgagcacccgttcagatcagacggacctgaacggaacggactgacggtgttcgggctcccccatttGGGtccgcgacaccctttgggataggtc
It contains:
- the LOC140411357 gene encoding probable G-protein coupled receptor 139, which gives rise to MGQPVIVLIKEIYFPVIATIGVPANMLTIVVLCRGKCGLSKCISFYMLAMATADLLIMIINVMVNHIFSYNFPLSFLSHTPVCKSILYLATVALELSIWITVFFTIDRFAVICCQKFKAKYCTERTVVVVITIFSVLVVLKNVPFFFAYEPQQIIDNMQWGCRSGVAFFSSPIGATFFWFHITCKVCLPFTLIVLFNSLTSRRIITASRTRKKLRSDKAEEKSDAEIENRRKSIILLFTVSGTFLLVWLTAVVSFVTTGLITLRSYRGDRTNPGYIASESGNMLKFLSSCLNPWIYAATQRKFREDPKKVLKSPCTLILRCIKKISQST